The Gloeobacter morelensis MG652769 genome contains the following window.
CGCCGCGATGCTCTCGGACCTGACGCCTGCGCCTTCGCTGTTCGCGTTGGTCCGGGCGCTCATGAAGCATGGATGGGATCAACGGCTCGCCCAAGCGCAAGCGTTTACCAAGACCTTCGCCAAGGACATTCAAACCATCGAAAAGCAAATCGACGGGCTCTTGGAGCGCATCGTCGAAGCCTCGAACCCGACGGTCATCACGGCTTACGAAACAAAGATCGCCAAGCTCGAACGCGAGAAGCTGGTGCTGGAAGAAAAGCGGGTGTCGAGCGGGCAGACGCGCGGCACGTTCGAGGAGATGTTCGAACTCGCCATGTCGTTCTTCGCAAACCCTTCAAAACTCTGGGTTTCCGGGTCGCACATGCACCGCAGACTGGTCCTGAAACTGACCTTTGCGGAGAACCTGAGCTATTGCCGGAAATCGGGGTTTCGAACCCCAGAACTGGCCTTGCCTTTCAAGGCTTTGGCGTATTTTCGGGAAGGCGAAAGAGTAATGGCGGAGAGGGAGGGATTCGAACCCTCGATAGGGAGTTACCTGCCCTATAACGGATTAGCAATCCGTCGCTTTCGACCACTCAGCCACCTCTCCAGGTTTGCTGCTTCAAGATGCTAGCATAACCCGCCTCCCAGGTGGCTCCCATAGACAAAACCCCACCCGGACTGCATTCCAGGCGGGGCCAATGGCAATAAACATAAGCTAGCGGCGGCGCTTGCGGGCCGCTTCGGCTTTGCGCTTGCGGCGGGCGCTCGGCTTTTCGTAGCGCTCGCGGCGCTTGATTTCAGAAAGAATCCCGGCTTTTTGGATTTTTTTCTTGAAGCGCTTGAGGGCCGACTCGATCGATTCGTTTTCTCCCAGGCGAACCTCGGTCATCGCTAAATTCACCTCCTTCCCCATGACGACGGGCGACCGGTGGCCGCCCCTACTCGTAAACTTCCAGACTGACGTCCTGACCGGCAGCCCGGGCCGCGCACTCCAGGACCGTCCGCACGGCGTTGATCGTCCGGCCGCCGCGGCCGAACACCCGGCCTTTGTCCGTGGGGGCAAAGGCGACGCGCAGGCGAATCTTGCGACCCCCCAGCGTCGTCTCGGAACTGATGACCAGTTTTTCGGGCGTATCGAGCAATGGCTGGATCAAAAAGAGGGCCAGTTCTCGATAATTGGGCGGCTTGTCGGCTTCGGAACTAATCACTGTCGGGCGTAGAAGAGGACGGGGATGCATAGACCTGGGCGCGCTTCAGCAGGCCCTGGACCGTTTCGGACGGCCGGGCGCCGTGGGAGAGCCACCTGCGGGCGGCCTCGACGTCGAGGGTGACCTCGGGCAGGCCCTTCTCGGTGTTGGCGCGAGGATCGTAAAAGCCGATTTCCTCGATCACCGCACCGTCGCGGCGGGAGCGCGAGTCGGTCACCACGATGCGGTAGACCGGCTTTTTCTTGGCGCCAATGCGCTTCAAGCGAATTGCAACAGCGATTGCTGTTCACCTCCTTGGTAGGTTACAAAAAACTCAATTATCACCCAAAACCCTTGCGCTTTTTCTTGCCTTTGCCTTTGGGCGGCTTGGGCGGGTTGGCTCTTCGAGATCCGGAAGCGGACTGTCCGCGCCAGCCGGGGCCAAAAGCCGGATTGGGACCGGCGCTTTGGGCCGCTCGGCCGCCACCGCCGCCGAACATGCCGCCCAGGCCACCCCCAGGCATGCCGCCCCCGAAAGGGCCGCCGCCGCCCATCATCTTCATCATCTGGCGCATCTTGCCAAAGTCGTTGAGCAACTTGCCCACGTCTTCGAGGGAGACACCGGAACCTCTGGAGATGCGGCGCTTGCGCGAGAGATTGATCAGATCCGGGTTGCGCCGCTCTTGAGTGGTCATCGAACCGATCATCGCCTCGGCTTTTTTGAGCTGTACCTCGCCCTGGCGAATCTGGTCGTCGCTAATCTTGTTCATGCCGGGGATCATCTTTAGAACACCGCCCAGAGGCCCCATGTTCTTGATCATCCGCATCTGCTTGATGAAACTTTCGAAGTCGAACTGGCCGGTGAGCAGCTGCTGCTCCATCTTGGCCGCGTCGGCAAAATCGATCTCCTCCTGGGCCTTTTCGACCAGGGTGAGCACATCGCCCATCCCGAGAATGCGCGAGGCCATCCGCTCGGGATAGAAAGGCTGCAGCGCTTCGACTTTTTCGCCGACGCCCACGAACTTGATGGGCTGACCGGAGATTTTGCGCACCGAGAGGGCGGCGCCGCCGCGGGTGTCGCCGTCGAGCTTGGTGAGGATGGCCCCGGTAATCCCCAGCCGGTCGTGGAAGGCGCGGGTGAGGTTGGCCGCCTCCTGACCGGTCATCGCGTCCACGACCAGCAAAATTTCTTCGGGGTCGATGGCCGCCTTGATGCGCTCCAGTTCGGCCATCATCGCATCGTCGATCGACAGCCGGCCGGCCGTATCGACGATGAGCACGTCGTGGCGGTCCGCGATGGCCCGCTCCAGGGAAGCGCGGGCGATATCGACCGGATCGGCCTCCTTGCCCAGGGTAAAGACCGGTACCTTAATTTGGCCGCCCAACGTCTGCAGCTGGTCAATGGCGGCGGGACGGTAGACGTCGGCGGCGGCCAGCAGCGGCTTCTGACCGTTCTTTTGTAAATAGAGTGCGAGCTTGGCGGAGGCGGTCGTCTTGCCGGTACCCTGCAGACCGGCCATCAGCACCACCGCCGGACGACCCTTGGCGCGCGGCTCGGCTAGGGGGACGTTCTGCTCGCCCATCAGGGCGACGAGTTGGTCGTGGACTATCTTGATGAACTGCTGGTCAGGGGTGACGCCGCTGACGACCTCGGCGCCGAGCGCGTCGTCGCGCACGTCGGCGACGAACTCCTTGGCCACCTGAAAGTTGACATCGGCTTCGAGCAGAGCGCGGCGCACCTCGCGCAACGCCTCGTCGATATTGCCCTCGGTGATGCGGTCCTGGCCGCGCAGCTTCCGCCAGGCACCTTCAAGCTTTTCACTGAGCGATTCGAACATGATCTTTGCAGCACGGACCGCCAGTATCGCACGGGAAAAAACCGCTCAGCAAGTCCCGCGCTCCCCGACACCCCCGCAAAGCCCTCAAGCGCCGCAACGGGACGAGCGCAACCGTCTCCTCATCTCCAGGCTTATTTCAGCTGGGGGAGGTAAGCCCGGTTCTCAATTTTTAAGATGCAAACAAGGACAATCGATTCGAGAGGAAAAGCAATGTTGAATCTGCTCTGGCTTGTGGTCGTCTTGATGGTCATTGCTGCCCTACTGGGCTTTGGCGGCGTTGTCTCCTCGCTTCAAAGCGTCGCCTGGTTTTTGATTGTGGCCGCCGTTGTGCTGGCCGTAGTGGGCTTTGTCACCGGCCGCCGCGCACTGTGAATCCACAGGTTCTGTGTCCCCGGCCCTGCCGGAGTAAACCGAACACACCTTCGTCGATTCGCAACATTCTGATAGAAAGTCAGTCATAGATTCGTCCATAGCGGGCTTTTGATGCCGCCGTTTGCGCCGCGCCGCGGGCGTGGTAGATTTGTCTGAGTTTTGGGGTGGGCCGTTTGAGCCTCAGAGACGATTTGCATCGCCTGATCGATCGCTTTACCGGTCGGCGGGTGCTGGTGGTGGGGGATCTGACCCTTGACGAATTTATGACCGGGCTTGCGGAGCGCATCTCGCGCGAGGGACCGGTGCTCATCTTGCGCCACGAACACACCCGCCAAGTCCCTGGAGGGGCCGCCAATGCCGCCTACAACCTCGCCCGGCTTGGAGCGCAGGTGGCGCTCGCCGGGGTCATCGGTCAGGACAGCCAGGCGGGAGCCCTCACAACCTTACTCACCGGGGCCGGCATCGACGTGAGCGGCCTGGTGGTGGATCCAGAGCGTCCGACCGTCACCAAGACCCGCATCGCAGCCCACAGCCGCCAGTCGGTCACCCAGCAGGTGGTGCGCATCGACCGCAAATCCGACCGGCCACTGCCGCCGCCACTGGCCCGGCAACTGGCCGAGCGCATTGGTGCATTGGCCGGCAGCTGCGCCGCCGTCGTCTGCTCCGACTACTCCGAAGGCGTATTCTGCGACAAGACGATCGCTGCGTCTCTTCTGCACCCGTGCGTGGTCGTCGATACCCACCTGCAACTGGAGCGCTACCAGGGTGCCACGGTATTTACACCCAATCTGCCGGAGGCGGAGGCGGCAGTAGGCTATGCGATCCAGGATGCGGATACGCTGGGGCGGGCGGGGCAGGAGCTGCTCGTCCGCACCGGTGCCCGGCACGTGCTCATCACCCGCGGTGAAGAAGGCATGAGCTTGTTTAGCGCCGGGGAGGCCGAGGCGCGGCACATCCCGGCCTTTAACCGCACGCAGGTTTTCGATGTGACCGGTGCGGGCGACACGGTGGTAGCGGCCTTCACCCTGGCACTGGTGAGCGGCGGCAGCGCTTACCAGGCAACGATCCTGGGCAACCTGGCCGCGAGCATCGTCGTGCGCCGCTTTGGCACCGCCACCACCCGCCCCGACGAACTGCACGCCCACCTCGAGGAGCTGGAGTGGACGAGCGGGTTTTGAGCGTCGAGGCGCTCCAGCAGCTTCTTGCAGCCGAGCCCGAGCGCTGGCGTCCGCTGGTGCTCACCAACGGCTGCTTCGACATCCTGCATGCGGGCCACGTCCATTACCTGGCCCAGGCGCGCGCCCTGGGACGCACCCTGGTGGTGGGCCTCAACAGCGACAGCTCCGTGCGCCGCCTCAAGGGCGAGTCGCGCCCCCTCAATGGCGAGGGTGAACGGGCGGCGGTGCTGGCGGCCCTGCGCGCAGTCGATGCCGTCATCATTTTTGCCGAACCGACCGCCGCCGAACTGGTGGCGGCTTTGCGCCCCGACATCTACGTCAAAGGCGGCGATTACACCGCTGAGACGCTGCCGGAAGCGGCGGCGGTGGCAGCCGTGGGCGGTCGAGTGGAACTGATTGCGTTGGTCTGGAAAACATCGACCACCGCCATCGTCGAGCGCATCCGCAGACCCGGCCCATCAATCTAGCTGTTCGACTTGCGAGAGCACATCCGGCAACAACTTGCACCAACTGCCGTGGGTGACGCCGTTGTCGGCAATAAGACCGCCCCACAGGTGCAAGTCCGGCTGGTTGTAGAGCAAATCGCCGCCGTCGAAATGGCTCATCG
Protein-coding sequences here:
- the rpsU gene encoding 30S ribosomal protein S21, with product MTEVRLGENESIESALKRFKKKIQKAGILSEIKRRERYEKPSARRKRKAEAARKRRR
- a CDS encoding KH domain-containing protein, encoding MISSEADKPPNYRELALFLIQPLLDTPEKLVISSETTLGGRKIRLRVAFAPTDKGRVFGRGGRTINAVRTVLECAARAAGQDVSLEVYE
- the rpsP gene encoding 30S ribosomal protein S16 — encoded protein: MAVAIRLKRIGAKKKPVYRIVVTDSRSRRDGAVIEEIGFYDPRANTEKGLPEVTLDVEAARRWLSHGARPSETVQGLLKRAQVYASPSSSTPDSD
- the ffh gene encoding signal recognition particle protein — encoded protein: MFESLSEKLEGAWRKLRGQDRITEGNIDEALREVRRALLEADVNFQVAKEFVADVRDDALGAEVVSGVTPDQQFIKIVHDQLVALMGEQNVPLAEPRAKGRPAVVLMAGLQGTGKTTASAKLALYLQKNGQKPLLAAADVYRPAAIDQLQTLGGQIKVPVFTLGKEADPVDIARASLERAIADRHDVLIVDTAGRLSIDDAMMAELERIKAAIDPEEILLVVDAMTGQEAANLTRAFHDRLGITGAILTKLDGDTRGGAALSVRKISGQPIKFVGVGEKVEALQPFYPERMASRILGMGDVLTLVEKAQEEIDFADAAKMEQQLLTGQFDFESFIKQMRMIKNMGPLGGVLKMIPGMNKISDDQIRQGEVQLKKAEAMIGSMTTQERRNPDLINLSRKRRISRGSGVSLEDVGKLLNDFGKMRQMMKMMGGGGPFGGGMPGGGLGGMFGGGGGRAAQSAGPNPAFGPGWRGQSASGSRRANPPKPPKGKGKKKRKGFG
- a CDS encoding DUF1328 family protein — protein: MLNLLWLVVVLMVIAALLGFGGVVSSLQSVAWFLIVAAVVLAVVGFVTGRRAL
- a CDS encoding bifunctional heptose 7-phosphate kinase/heptose 1-phosphate adenyltransferase produces the protein MSLRDDLHRLIDRFTGRRVLVVGDLTLDEFMTGLAERISREGPVLILRHEHTRQVPGGAANAAYNLARLGAQVALAGVIGQDSQAGALTTLLTGAGIDVSGLVVDPERPTVTKTRIAAHSRQSVTQQVVRIDRKSDRPLPPPLARQLAERIGALAGSCAAVVCSDYSEGVFCDKTIAASLLHPCVVVDTHLQLERYQGATVFTPNLPEAEAAVGYAIQDADTLGRAGQELLVRTGARHVLITRGEEGMSLFSAGEAEARHIPAFNRTQVFDVTGAGDTVVAAFTLALVSGGSAYQATILGNLAASIVVRRFGTATTRPDELHAHLEELEWTSGF
- the rfaE2 gene encoding D-glycero-beta-D-manno-heptose 1-phosphate adenylyltransferase, whose protein sequence is MDERVLSVEALQQLLAAEPERWRPLVLTNGCFDILHAGHVHYLAQARALGRTLVVGLNSDSSVRRLKGESRPLNGEGERAAVLAALRAVDAVIIFAEPTAAELVAALRPDIYVKGGDYTAETLPEAAAVAAVGGRVELIALVWKTSTTAIVERIRRPGPSI